One genomic region from Pseudomonas hormoni encodes:
- the fliI gene encoding flagellar protein export ATPase FliI, protein MRLDRTSFAKRLGGYAEATELAGAPILEGRLLRMVGLTLEAEGLRAAMGSRCMVINDDSYHPVQVEAEVMGFSGSKVFLMPVGSVAGIAPGARVVPLADTGRLPMGMSMLGRVLDGAGRALDGKGGMKAEDWVPMDGPTINPLKRHPISEPLDVGIRSINGLLTVGRGQRLGLFAGTGVGKSVLLGMMTRFTEADIIVVGLIGERGREVKEFIEHILGEEGLKRSVVVASPADDAPLMRLRAAMYCTRIAEYFRDKGKNVLLLMDSLTRFAQAQREIALAIGEPPATKGYPPSVFAKLPKLVERAGNAEKGGGSITAFYTVLSEGDDQQDPIADAARGVLDGHIVLSRRLAEEGHYPAIDIEASISRVMPSVVSPEHMARAQYFKQLWSRYQQSRDLISVGAYVAGGDRETDLAISLQPQLVKYLRQGLNDKISLGESESYLGSIFAPAAGG, encoded by the coding sequence ATGCGCCTTGACCGCACCAGCTTCGCCAAACGCCTGGGCGGTTACGCCGAGGCCACGGAGCTGGCCGGCGCGCCGATCCTTGAAGGCCGCCTGTTGCGCATGGTCGGCCTCACTCTTGAGGCCGAGGGTTTGCGCGCGGCCATGGGCAGTCGCTGCATGGTGATCAACGACGACAGTTATCACCCGGTGCAGGTCGAAGCTGAAGTCATGGGTTTCTCCGGCAGTAAAGTCTTCCTGATGCCGGTCGGCAGCGTTGCCGGCATCGCGCCCGGCGCTCGCGTGGTGCCTTTGGCTGACACCGGTCGCTTGCCGATGGGCATGAGCATGCTCGGGCGGGTGCTGGATGGCGCCGGTCGTGCGCTGGACGGCAAAGGCGGGATGAAGGCTGAAGACTGGGTGCCGATGGACGGCCCGACCATCAACCCGCTCAAGCGTCACCCGATCAGCGAGCCGCTGGACGTGGGCATTCGTTCCATCAATGGTTTGTTGACGGTCGGTCGCGGGCAGCGGCTCGGGCTGTTCGCCGGTACCGGCGTCGGCAAGAGTGTGCTGCTGGGCATGATGACCCGCTTCACCGAGGCCGACATTATTGTCGTCGGGCTGATCGGTGAGCGGGGTCGAGAAGTTAAGGAATTCATCGAGCACATCCTCGGTGAAGAAGGCCTCAAGCGTTCAGTGGTCGTGGCGTCCCCGGCGGATGACGCGCCACTGATGCGTCTGCGCGCCGCGATGTATTGCACGCGGATTGCCGAGTATTTCCGCGACAAGGGCAAGAACGTCCTGTTGCTCATGGACTCCCTGACCCGTTTCGCCCAGGCCCAGCGGGAAATAGCCTTGGCCATCGGCGAACCACCGGCGACCAAGGGTTATCCGCCATCGGTGTTCGCCAAGTTGCCGAAACTGGTGGAAAGGGCCGGTAACGCCGAAAAGGGCGGCGGTTCGATCACGGCGTTCTACACCGTGCTGTCCGAAGGTGATGACCAGCAGGATCCGATCGCCGATGCGGCTCGGGGCGTACTCGACGGGCACATCGTCCTGTCCCGGCGTCTGGCCGAAGAGGGGCATTACCCGGCCATCGATATCGAAGCGTCCATCAGCCGGGTCATGCCGTCGGTGGTGTCGCCGGAACACATGGCCCGCGCGCAGTATTTCAAGCAGCTGTGGTCGCGCTATCAACAGAGTCGGGACTTGATCAGCGTGGGCGCCTACGTCGCCGGCGGTGACCGGGAAACCGACCTGGCGATTTCCCTGCAGCCGCAGCTGGTCAAATACCTGCGTCAAGGGCTTAACGACAAGATCAGCCTGGGCGAAAGCGAATCCTATCTCGGTTCGATCTTCGCGCCCGCGGCTGGCGGCTAA
- a CDS encoding flagellar hook-length control protein FliK — protein MPVTPNILLQAAAQAKTQAASANTPALSAEPGDKASSFAQVYATQAQSKPSAATDAPAKPVRDKTPDSPGKKDVGNDKPAAPEPTVADSGKSLPADKPAPSDDKAANEDAVETPVADTVPADPALDPSLLPELQPVVTAPVVEAPPVVVAEQPPVEMPVAPAVTTTTTAQVPVAAADSDFDPEADPLDALPAVRMAMEQGGHISAASQAQPKAAPTPTPAQTQADGEPTSAQNFAAGMAGMLDVQADKDSTSQGGEKAFSGLIDDGLKDLKSATSDTRVDDFANRLAALTQAATPKTANAVPVNQPIAMHQSGWTEEVVNRVMYLSSANLKAADIQLQPAELGRLDIRVNMVPDQQTQVTFMSAHPSVREALDGQMHRLRDMFAQQGMGQVDVNVSDQSRGSQQGQDQARQSQGGRTNASGGRLDGMDEELAPTVAEVAAGTTSVIGSSAVDYYA, from the coding sequence ATGCCCGTTACCCCCAATATTCTTCTTCAGGCCGCCGCTCAGGCCAAGACTCAAGCCGCCTCCGCCAATACACCGGCGCTGTCCGCTGAGCCCGGGGACAAGGCGTCCAGCTTCGCTCAGGTTTACGCCACTCAGGCCCAGAGCAAGCCCTCTGCGGCCACCGATGCGCCGGCAAAACCGGTGCGCGATAAAACCCCGGACAGCCCCGGCAAAAAGGACGTCGGCAACGACAAGCCTGCCGCCCCGGAACCGACGGTTGCCGATAGCGGCAAATCCTTGCCCGCCGATAAACCGGCGCCGAGCGACGACAAGGCCGCCAACGAGGATGCCGTCGAAACGCCAGTGGCCGACACTGTCCCGGCCGATCCGGCCCTTGATCCTTCATTGCTGCCAGAGTTGCAACCCGTTGTGACGGCCCCTGTTGTGGAGGCGCCGCCCGTGGTGGTCGCTGAGCAACCACCAGTGGAAATGCCTGTCGCTCCAGCAGTGACGACGACGACGACGGCGCAGGTTCCTGTTGCGGCGGCGGATAGCGATTTCGATCCCGAGGCCGATCCGCTCGATGCTCTCCCGGCTGTGCGCATGGCCATGGAGCAGGGCGGCCATATTTCAGCTGCCAGCCAGGCACAGCCCAAGGCAGCACCGACGCCGACGCCGGCCCAGACCCAGGCTGATGGCGAGCCTACCTCGGCGCAGAACTTTGCCGCCGGCATGGCTGGAATGCTCGATGTGCAGGCCGACAAGGACAGCACCAGTCAGGGTGGCGAGAAAGCCTTTAGTGGGCTGATCGATGACGGCCTCAAGGATTTGAAGTCTGCCACCAGCGATACCCGCGTCGATGATTTCGCCAACCGTCTGGCTGCACTGACCCAGGCTGCCACGCCGAAAACCGCTAATGCCGTGCCGGTGAATCAGCCGATTGCCATGCATCAGAGCGGCTGGACCGAAGAGGTGGTGAACCGGGTCATGTACCTGTCCAGTGCCAACCTCAAGGCGGCTGATATCCAGTTACAGCCTGCCGAACTGGGTCGCCTCGATATTCGGGTGAACATGGTGCCGGACCAGCAGACCCAGGTGACCTTCATGAGTGCGCACCCAAGCGTTCGCGAAGCGCTGGATGGCCAGATGCATCGCTTGCGAGACATGTTCGCGCAGCAGGGCATGGGGCAGGTTGACGTCAACGTCTCCGACCAGTCTCGCGGTTCTCAGCAAGGTCAGGACCAGGCTCGACAAAGTCAGGGCGGACGCACCAACGCCAGCGGCGGTCGTCTCGACGGCATGGACGAAGAACTCGCGCCGACTGTTGCCGAAGTGGCGGCCGGCACGACGAGCGTCATCGGTTCCAGCGCGGTCGACTACTACGCCTGA
- the fliL gene encoding flagellar basal body-associated protein FliL, which translates to MAKSEAAVKDPATKGKIKLIIVIVVALLLAIGLSVGATWFFMHSAQSKPAAAAEVAPVGKQPAIFEPMAPAFVANYNQNGRQRYMQVSITMQGRNQADLEALKVHMPVIRNNLVMLFSGQDFATLASPVGQEMLRQKATASVQEVAQKELGKVVIEQLLFTNFVLQ; encoded by the coding sequence ATGGCGAAGAGCGAAGCAGCAGTAAAAGACCCCGCAACCAAAGGCAAAATCAAGCTGATCATTGTGATCGTGGTGGCCCTGCTGCTGGCGATCGGCTTGTCCGTGGGGGCGACCTGGTTCTTCATGCACAGCGCCCAGAGCAAACCTGCCGCCGCGGCTGAAGTCGCCCCGGTCGGCAAGCAGCCAGCGATTTTCGAGCCCATGGCGCCGGCCTTCGTGGCCAATTACAACCAGAACGGCCGTCAGCGCTACATGCAGGTGAGCATCACCATGCAGGGCCGCAACCAGGCCGATCTGGAAGCGCTCAAAGTCCACATGCCGGTAATCCGCAATAACCTGGTCATGCTGTTCTCCGGGCAGGACTTCGCGACCCTGGCGTCGCCTGTCGGTCAGGAAATGTTGCGTCAGAAGGCGACCGCGAGCGTCCAGGAAGTGGCGCAGAAAGAGCTCGGCAAAGTGGTCATCGAACAGTTGCTTTTCACTAATTTCGTACTGCAGTAG
- the fliG gene encoding flagellar motor switch protein FliG, with protein MSDNRAVAAKLSRVDKAAILLLSLGSTDAAQVLRHMGPKEVQRVGVAMAQMGNVHREQVEQVMSEFVDIVGDQTSLGVGSDDYVRKMLTQALGEDKANGLIDRILLGGNTSGLDSLKWMEPRAVADVIRYEHPQIQAIVVAYLDPDQAGEVLGNFDHKVRLDIILRVSSLNTVQPAALKELNQILEKQFSGNSNASRTTLGGIKRAADIMNFLDSSIEGQLMDSIREVDEDLSGQIEDLMFVFNNLSDVDDRGIQALLREVSSDVLVLALKGSDEGVKEKIFKNMSKRAAELLRDDLEAKGPVRVSDVETAQKEILTIARRMAEAGEIVLGGKGGEEMI; from the coding sequence ATGAGTGATAACCGAGCCGTTGCCGCCAAACTGTCCCGGGTCGACAAAGCCGCGATTTTGCTGCTGTCCCTGGGGTCTACCGATGCCGCGCAAGTGCTGCGCCACATGGGGCCCAAAGAGGTCCAGCGTGTGGGTGTGGCCATGGCGCAGATGGGTAATGTGCACCGCGAGCAAGTCGAACAGGTGATGAGCGAGTTCGTCGACATCGTCGGCGACCAGACCAGCCTGGGCGTCGGCTCCGACGACTATGTGCGCAAAATGCTCACCCAGGCCCTGGGCGAAGACAAGGCCAACGGTCTGATCGACCGCATCCTGCTGGGCGGAAACACCAGTGGCCTCGACAGCCTGAAGTGGATGGAACCGCGCGCCGTCGCCGACGTGATCCGTTACGAGCACCCGCAGATCCAGGCGATCGTCGTGGCGTATCTCGACCCGGACCAGGCCGGCGAAGTGCTGGGCAACTTCGACCACAAGGTGCGTCTGGACATCATTCTGCGGGTCTCCTCGCTGAACACCGTGCAGCCAGCGGCCCTGAAAGAACTCAACCAGATTCTCGAGAAGCAGTTCTCCGGCAACTCGAATGCCTCGCGCACCACCCTGGGTGGCATCAAGCGTGCGGCCGACATCATGAACTTCCTCGACAGCTCGATCGAAGGCCAGCTGATGGACTCGATCCGCGAAGTCGACGAAGACCTGTCCGGTCAGATCGAAGACCTCATGTTCGTGTTCAACAACCTGTCCGATGTCGACGACCGTGGCATTCAGGCGTTGCTGCGCGAAGTGTCCTCCGATGTGCTGGTGCTGGCGCTCAAGGGCTCGGACGAAGGCGTCAAGGAAAAGATCTTCAAGAACATGTCCAAACGGGCGGCCGAACTGTTGCGCGACGATCTCGAGGCCAAAGGCCCGGTACGCGTCAGCGACGTGGAAACTGCGCAGAAAGAAATCCTCACCATTGCTCGCCGTATGGCCGAAGCCGGAGAAATCGTTCTCGGCGGGAAGGGCGGCGAAGAGATGATCTAA
- the fliH gene encoding flagellar assembly protein FliH yields MSSKHDESQTDLIRAKDVGGFDVWSLPSFDPHVPEPEPEPEPEPPEMEEVPLEEVQPLTLEELESIRQEAYNEGFATGEKEGFHSTTLKVRQEAEAVLTPKVAALEQLMANLFEPIAEQDTQIEKSLVDLVQHITKQVIQRELAIDSTQIEHVMRDALKLLPLGVGNVRLYINPQDFEQVKALRERHEETWRIVEDEALLPGGCRVETEHSRIDATVETRIARVMDKLFDQLHEQALHPAAPDLSLELPIDAKSAVAAEPEDPDAP; encoded by the coding sequence ATGTCGTCCAAACATGATGAGTCCCAGACCGACCTGATCCGTGCCAAGGACGTCGGTGGTTTCGATGTCTGGTCGCTGCCCAGTTTCGACCCGCACGTACCGGAGCCCGAGCCTGAACCTGAGCCCGAGCCACCGGAAATGGAAGAAGTGCCGCTGGAAGAAGTCCAGCCACTGACCCTCGAAGAGCTCGAAAGCATTCGCCAGGAGGCCTACAACGAAGGCTTCGCGACGGGCGAGAAAGAAGGGTTTCACAGCACCACGCTCAAGGTTCGTCAGGAAGCCGAAGCAGTCCTTACACCGAAAGTCGCGGCACTTGAGCAACTGATGGCCAACCTGTTCGAGCCTATCGCCGAGCAGGACACGCAAATCGAAAAGTCGCTGGTCGACCTTGTTCAGCACATCACCAAACAGGTGATTCAGCGCGAACTGGCCATCGACTCGACTCAGATCGAACACGTCATGCGCGACGCCCTCAAGCTGTTGCCGCTGGGCGTGGGCAATGTGCGGCTGTACATCAATCCGCAGGATTTCGAACAGGTCAAAGCCCTGCGCGAGCGCCATGAAGAAACCTGGCGCATCGTCGAGGACGAAGCGTTGTTGCCTGGCGGTTGCCGGGTCGAGACTGAGCACAGTCGCATCGACGCCACGGTCGAAACCCGGATCGCCAGGGTCATGGACAAGCTGTTCGATCAGTTGCACGAACAGGCCTTGCACCCGGCCGCGCCGGACCTGAGCCTGGAACTGCCGATCGACGCCAAGTCTGCCGTCGCAGCCGAACCGGAAGATCCCGATGCGCCTTGA
- a CDS encoding ATP-binding SpoIIE family protein phosphatase, with protein sequence MQSLFEPLTILIAEDSAADRMLLSSIVRRQGHEVLTAANGAEAVEAFRQQRPQLVLMDAMMPVMDGFEAARQIKALAGETLVPIIFLTSLTESEALARCLEAGGDDFLAKPYNQVILAAKIKAMDRLRRLQATVLEQRDQISRHHDYLLNEQRVAKAVFDKVAHSGCLNAPNIRYLQSPYALFNGDLLLAAFTPAGDMHVLLGDFTGHGLPAAVGAMPLAEVFYGMTAKGYGLSETLREMNAKLKRILPVDMFCCATMLCLSFQRRSVEVWNGGMPDGYLHNIASGERTPLTARHLPLGVLSPQTFDDRTEVFPMAVGDRVFLLSDGVIDTCDAREQLFGVERLQQVFAANRQPDQLFEEIEQALRDFRGEARDDVSMVEVSLLEAEQLSPPAPVYSDSGQSCPLDWSVSFEFRAATLKRFNPLPYLLQLLLEVHGLRAQSGALYSVLAELYSNALEHGVLGLDSSLKRDASGFTRYYQQRNARLDELQDGYVRVHLQVAPKDDGGCLTIRVEDSGKGFDVERVMARPVDGIRLSGRGVSLIRQLSRNANWSDEGRSARVEFFWEALA encoded by the coding sequence ATGCAATCGTTGTTCGAACCGCTGACGATACTGATCGCTGAAGACAGCGCGGCCGATCGCATGCTGCTGTCGAGTATCGTTCGCCGCCAAGGCCATGAAGTACTGACGGCGGCCAATGGCGCTGAAGCGGTCGAAGCGTTTCGCCAGCAACGACCGCAACTGGTCTTGATGGACGCCATGATGCCGGTGATGGATGGTTTCGAGGCGGCGCGGCAGATCAAGGCGTTGGCTGGGGAAACCCTGGTGCCGATCATCTTTCTGACCTCGCTGACCGAAAGCGAGGCGCTGGCCCGCTGTCTTGAGGCTGGCGGCGACGACTTTCTGGCAAAGCCCTACAACCAGGTGATCCTCGCCGCCAAAATCAAGGCGATGGACCGCTTGCGGCGGCTGCAGGCCACCGTGCTGGAGCAGCGTGACCAGATCTCCAGGCATCACGATTACCTGCTCAACGAACAGCGTGTGGCCAAGGCCGTTTTCGATAAGGTTGCCCATTCCGGCTGCCTGAACGCCCCCAATATCCGCTACTTGCAATCGCCCTATGCGCTGTTCAATGGCGACCTTTTGCTGGCGGCATTCACCCCGGCCGGCGACATGCACGTGCTGCTCGGCGATTTCACCGGCCATGGTTTGCCGGCCGCCGTCGGGGCCATGCCGCTGGCTGAAGTCTTCTACGGCATGACCGCCAAGGGCTACGGCCTGTCGGAAACCCTGCGCGAGATGAACGCCAAGCTCAAGCGCATCCTGCCGGTGGACATGTTCTGTTGTGCAACGATGCTGTGCCTGAGCTTTCAGCGACGCTCGGTGGAAGTCTGGAACGGCGGAATGCCGGACGGTTATCTGCACAACATTGCGAGCGGCGAGCGCACGCCGCTGACGGCCCGGCATTTGCCGCTCGGTGTGCTCAGTCCGCAGACTTTCGATGACCGCACTGAAGTCTTTCCGATGGCTGTCGGCGATCGGGTGTTCCTGTTGTCCGATGGGGTCATCGACACCTGCGACGCCCGTGAGCAGTTGTTTGGTGTCGAGCGGTTACAGCAGGTGTTTGCGGCCAACCGTCAGCCTGACCAGCTTTTCGAAGAGATCGAGCAGGCGCTGCGGGATTTTCGTGGCGAGGCCCGCGACGATGTCAGCATGGTCGAAGTCAGCTTGCTTGAAGCGGAGCAACTGAGTCCGCCGGCGCCCGTCTATTCCGATAGCGGCCAGTCCTGCCCGCTGGACTGGTCGGTGAGTTTTGAGTTCCGCGCCGCCACCCTGAAACGCTTCAATCCGCTGCCGTATCTTTTGCAGTTGCTGTTGGAGGTCCATGGTTTGCGCGCGCAGAGCGGGGCGCTCTACAGTGTGCTCGCGGAGCTGTATTCCAATGCGCTGGAGCACGGCGTGCTGGGTCTGGATTCGAGCCTCAAGCGCGATGCTTCGGGTTTTACCCGCTATTATCAGCAACGCAATGCGCGTCTGGATGAGCTTCAGGACGGCTATGTTCGGGTGCATTTGCAGGTCGCGCCAAAGGACGACGGCGGTTGCCTGACGATTCGGGTCGAAGACAGTGGCAAAGGTTTTGATGTCGAGCGGGTAATGGCGCGCCCGGTTGATGGCATCCGTCTGTCGGGACGTGGTGTCAGTCTGATCCGCCAGTTGAGCCGCAACGCCAACTGGTCCGACGAAGGTCGAAGTGCCCGCGTGGAATTTTTCTGGGAGGCTCTGGCATAA
- a CDS encoding STAS domain-containing protein has protein sequence MSVVTEVSQDGQKLTISIRGRFDFAKHQEFRESYENLEPKPESFEVNLKDATYLDSSALGMLLLLRDHAGGENAEITLTHANADVRKILAISNFEQIFDVA, from the coding sequence ATGTCAGTCGTTACAGAAGTCTCCCAGGATGGACAAAAACTGACGATATCGATCAGAGGACGATTCGATTTCGCCAAGCATCAGGAATTTCGTGAATCCTACGAAAACCTTGAGCCAAAACCCGAGTCCTTTGAAGTGAACCTGAAGGACGCCACTTACCTCGACAGTTCAGCACTCGGCATGTTGTTGCTGCTGCGTGATCACGCCGGTGGAGAGAACGCCGAGATCACGTTGACCCACGCCAACGCCGATGTGCGCAAGATTCTCGCCATCTCCAACTTCGAACAGATCTTCGACGTGGCGTGA
- the fliM gene encoding flagellar motor switch protein FliM: MAVQDLLSQDEIDALLHGVDDGLVQTDTAAEPGSVKSYDLTSQDRIVRGRMPTLEMINERFARYTRISMFNMLRRSADVAVGGVQVMKFGEYVHSLYVPTSLNLVKIKPLRGTALFILDAKLVFKLVDNFFGGDGRHAKIEGREFTPTELRVVRMVLEQAFVDLKEAWQAIMEVNFEYINSEVNPAMANIVGPSEAIVVSTFHIELDGGGGDLHVTMPYSMIEPVREMLDAGFQSDLDDQDERWVNALRQDVLDVDVPIGATVARRQLRLRDILHMQPGDIIPVEMPEEMIMRANGVPAFKVKMGSHKGNLALQVIEPIERR; encoded by the coding sequence ATGGCCGTGCAGGACCTGCTGTCCCAGGATGAAATCGATGCGCTGTTGCATGGCGTCGATGACGGTCTGGTACAGACCGATACCGCTGCCGAGCCCGGCAGCGTCAAAAGCTACGACCTGACCAGCCAGGATCGCATTGTCCGCGGACGCATGCCTACCCTGGAAATGATCAACGAGCGTTTCGCCCGCTACACCCGCATCAGCATGTTCAACATGCTGCGCCGCTCGGCGGACGTTGCCGTCGGTGGCGTGCAGGTGATGAAGTTCGGCGAATACGTGCACTCGCTGTACGTGCCGACCAGCCTCAACCTGGTCAAGATCAAACCGCTGCGCGGCACCGCGCTGTTCATCCTCGACGCCAAGCTGGTGTTCAAACTGGTGGACAACTTCTTCGGCGGCGACGGCCGTCACGCGAAGATCGAGGGGCGTGAATTCACCCCCACCGAACTGCGTGTGGTGCGCATGGTGCTGGAGCAGGCCTTCGTCGATCTGAAGGAAGCCTGGCAGGCGATCATGGAAGTGAACTTCGAGTACATCAACTCGGAAGTGAACCCGGCCATGGCCAACATCGTCGGCCCGAGCGAAGCCATTGTCGTGTCGACGTTCCACATCGAACTCGATGGCGGTGGCGGCGATCTGCACGTGACCATGCCGTACTCGATGATCGAGCCGGTGCGCGAAATGCTCGACGCCGGCTTCCAGTCGGACCTCGACGATCAGGACGAGCGCTGGGTCAATGCCCTGCGCCAGGACGTGCTGGACGTTGACGTGCCGATCGGTGCCACGGTTGCCCGTCGCCAGTTGCGCCTGCGCGACATCCTGCACATGCAGCCGGGGGACATTATCCCGGTCGAGATGCCGGAAGAAATGATCATGCGCGCCAATGGCGTGCCTGCATTCAAGGTCAAGATGGGCTCGCACAAAGGCAACCTCGCGTTGCAAGTGATCGAGCCGATCGAGCGCCGTTAA
- a CDS encoding Hpt domain-containing protein: MADTHLDRDVLSALQEVMEDEYSILLDTFLADSEERLSQLHKAGDAETLGATAHSFKGSCSNMGAIRLAELCHELEQRSKQMPLSGIEKLVGEIDGEFAIIRPLYEAERQRSLADGATVRRF; the protein is encoded by the coding sequence GTGGCTGACACACATCTGGACCGCGACGTGCTGAGCGCGTTGCAAGAGGTCATGGAGGATGAGTATTCAATTTTGCTGGATACCTTCCTCGCCGATTCCGAAGAGCGCTTGAGTCAGTTGCACAAGGCTGGCGATGCCGAGACGCTCGGTGCCACGGCGCACAGTTTCAAGGGCAGTTGCAGCAACATGGGCGCCATACGCCTCGCCGAGCTGTGCCATGAACTCGAGCAGCGCAGCAAGCAGATGCCCCTCAGCGGCATCGAGAAACTGGTCGGAGAAATCGATGGCGAATTCGCCATTATCCGTCCCCTCTACGAAGCAGAGCGCCAGCGCTCTCTCGCTGACGGTGCGACCGTCCGGCGTTTTTAA
- the fliJ gene encoding flagellar export protein FliJ codes for MAQSRAGRLAPVVDMAEKAEKTAVQRLGHFQGQVRLAESKLADLEAFRLDYQEQWIIRGSSGVSGQWLLGYQGFLAQLGVAIDQQRQSLAWHQNNLHKARDTWQQAFARVEGLRKLVQRYADEARQLEDKREQKLLDELSQRLPRESPY; via the coding sequence ATGGCCCAGAGTCGGGCAGGGCGTCTGGCGCCGGTGGTCGATATGGCCGAGAAGGCTGAGAAAACCGCCGTCCAGCGATTGGGCCATTTTCAGGGGCAGGTTCGCCTGGCTGAAAGCAAGCTTGCTGACCTTGAAGCCTTTCGTCTCGACTACCAGGAACAGTGGATCATTCGCGGCAGTAGCGGCGTTTCGGGCCAGTGGTTGCTGGGGTATCAGGGCTTTCTTGCGCAATTGGGCGTCGCCATCGATCAGCAGCGGCAAAGCCTGGCGTGGCATCAGAACAACCTGCACAAGGCGCGGGACACCTGGCAGCAGGCGTTTGCCCGGGTCGAAGGCTTGCGCAAGCTGGTTCAGCGCTACGCGGACGAGGCGCGGCAACTGGAAGACAAGCGCGAGCAGAAGCTGCTGGACGAGTTGTCGCAGCGGTTGCCGCGCGAAAGTCCGTATTGA